The following are from one region of the Arachis duranensis cultivar V14167 chromosome 10, aradu.V14167.gnm2.J7QH, whole genome shotgun sequence genome:
- the LOC107469158 gene encoding uncharacterized protein LOC107469158 — translation MTGARCFSFTAFQDRCFRRSFSAAGLKSATTDLGDGGTVMHCWVPKSMAASKPFLVLIHGIGANAMWQWNDFVSSLTSRFNVFVPDLVFFGDSYTTKPERSESFQARCVMAMLEAHGVHSRVNIVGLSYGGFVAYSMAAQFPESVDRLVLCCAGVCLEEKDMDEGMFKVRTVDEAVNLLLPQTPEKIRELVKLTFVKPIKVLPSCFLNDFIDVMCTECRQERKELIQALHKDRNMSNLPKISKPTQIIWGEQDQIFPLELAHRLKRHIGEKANLVVLKNAGHAINVEKPKEMYKNIKSFLIDPLTPLSNQENHSNGHKVD, via the exons ATGACTGGCGCTAGATGCTTCAGCTTCACGGCTTTCCAAGACCGCTGCTTCCGGCGATCATTCTCTGCGGCAGGGCTGAAATCGGCGACCACCGACCTCGGCGACGGCGGCACAGTGATGCACTGCTGGGTGCCGAAGAGCATGGCAGCTTCGAAGCCTTTCCTGGTGTTGATCCACGGCATCGGCGCCAATGCAATGTGGCAGTGGAACGACTTCGTTTCGTCTCTGACGTCTCGATTCAATGTCTTCGTCCCTGACCTCGTCTTCTTTGGTGACTCCTACACCACCAAACCCGAGAGATCCGAGTCCTTCCAAGCCAG GTGCGTGATGGCAATGCTGGAGGCTCATGGTGTTCACAGCAGAGTGAACATTGTTGGGTTGAGCTATGGCGGATTTGTGGCGTACAGCATGGCAGCGCAGTTTCCGGAGAGTGTAGACAGGCTGGTGTTATGCTGTGCTGGTGTGTGCTTGGAGGAAAAGGACATGGATGAAGGGATGTTCAAGGTGAGGACTGTGGATGAAGCCGTGAACCTATTGCTGCCGCAGACGCCGGAGAAGATTAGGGAGCTGGTGAAGCTTACTTTTGTGAAGCCTATCAAGGTTTTGCCTAGTTGCTTCCTCAATGATTTCATTGAT GTGATGTGTACTGAATGCCGCCAAGAGAGGAAAGAACTAATCCAAGCATTGCATAAGGATAGAAATATGTCTAATCTTCCTAAAATCTCCAAG CCCACACAAATTATCTGGGGGGAGCAAGACCAGATATTCCCATTGGAATTAGCTCACAGACTCAAACG GCATATCGGAGAGAAAGCGAATCTGGTGGTACTTAAGAATGCAGGGCATGCAATCAATGTGGAGAAGCCCAAGGAAATGTACAAAAACATAAAGTCCTTCCTCATTGATCCCCTGACTCCACTATCTAATCAAGAAAACCACAGCAATGGTCATAAAGTGGACTAG